CGGCGGCGCCACGGGCGTCTGCGGATAGTCGTGGCTCAGGCTGAACAGCGGGCCCTGGTACTGCCACGACGGCGGGATGTTGCCGTTGTTGTCCGCGAAGGGGTTGGCGTTCACGCCGCTGCGCTCGAAGGCCTCACGGGCCACGGCGAACGGCGTGCGCGCCTTGGAGGACGCCTCGGGGGTGGTGGCGGAGGCCGGCACCACGTTGGCGGTGGGCGCCTTCTTGGGCGGCGGCTTCGCTTCCGCCGCGTTCGCCTCCGGCATCTTGCATCCGGAGAGGGACAGCGCCACGCAGCCGGTGAGGGCCAGGGCGCCTGACATCAGGGATTGGCGAGAACGCTTCATGGACGAGCAGACCTTCGTGGGCCACACCGCGCCCGGGTGGGGTGGAACGCGACGACCGTGCGACAGGACAGCGGACGCCATGTCCGCCGCCGCCGTCCTGCACTGCACAAGGCGATCCACTTCCCCGAAATGCTGCGCTTCCTCTGCGAACCGCCTTCAGCGGCACGCGGCCGCGCTCAGCGCGCGTCTCCACCGCAAGCGATTGCGTTCGCGCGCGACGCAAGCGCCACGCGCACCTCCCCCAGGTCCCGGGTCCCCCTCACCCCGGAGTGGCCGGACGCTTGCGCGCGGACGGCTTGGGCTTGAACGCGTCGCTGCGCGGGTGGAACTCGTCGTACACCTTGCGCAGCCGGGCGCCGTTGACGTGCGTGTAGATCTGCGTCGTCGCCAGGTCGGCGTGTCCCAGCATCTGCTGCACCGCGCGAAGGTCCGCGCCGCGCTCCACCAGGTGCGTGGCGAACGAGTGGCGCAGCTTGTGCGGCGACAGGGGCTTCAGGATGCCGGCCTTCAGCGCGTAGCGCTTGAGCAGCTTCCAGAAGCCCTGCCGCGTGAAGCCCGCCCCGCGCGGCGTGACGAACAGCGCGTCCGCCTGGCGCTTGCCCAGCAGCTCCGGCCGAGACCGGGACAGGTACTCCTGGACGATTTCAATGGCCACCCGCCCCAGCGGGACGATGCGCTCCTTGGAGCCCTTGCCCCGGGTGACGAGGTAGCCGGACGTGAGCTGCACGTTGTTGAGCTCCAGCGTGCACAGCTCCGTCACGCGCAGGCCGGTGGCGTAGAGCACTTCGATCATGGCCTTGTCGCGCAGGCCGGTGACGGTGCGCGCGTCGGGCGCGGCGAGCAGCTGCTCCACCTCCTCCAGCGTGAGGAACACGGGCAGCTTGCGGGGCGACTTCGGCGTGTCCACGTCCTCCGTGGGGTCCTTGTCCGCCATCCGCTCCGCGACGAGGAAGCGGTGGAAGACGCGCAGCGCGGCCAGGTGGCGCGCCTGGCTGCGGCGGCCCAGGCCCCGCTTGCCCAGCGTCACCAGGTGCGCGAGCACGTCCTCCTGTTTGACGCGCGCCACGTCGTCCTTGCCGTGCGAGCGCAGGTCCTCGAAGTACACGGTGAGGTCCGCCGCGTAGGCGTCCACCGTCTTGCCGGACAGGCCCCGCTCCGCGCGGATGAAGGCGATGAACGCGTCGAGCAGTCCTTCCATGGTCCGCGGAGGGTAGCGAAGAAGCGCGACGGGGCAACTCCCCGGCCGGTGGCCGGGTCCCGTCTCGCGTCCCGCTCGATGTTCATCTTCTGTGCGGACGCCATGAGGGTCCAGCAGCCCGCCTGGAGTGCCTCGCCGGGCAATGGGTCCGTGCCCCGGCCATCCCGAAGCTCATTCGCATCCGGACGCGGCTGGCCCGCTTCCGGCAACCCAATCAAGGAGCTGCGATGCGTTCGAGCGGATGGATGCGGATGGGAATCCTGGCGATGTTGACGATGGCGACGCCGGTGTTGGCGCAGGATGACTCGGAGCCCAAGAAGCCCGCGGGCTCCGCGCAGTCGGGTGGGGCCGTCTCCATGCCCAGCGACGAGGAGCTCGCGCAGGCGGAGGCCGAGGCCAAGGAGTCCTCCAAGGCCGAAGGCACCCTGGAGATCATCAAGCCCAGGGCGAGGACGTTGCTGCCCGAGCAGGAGTTCATCGTGAAGCAATCCGCGGGGCGGGATCTGAAGTTCCGTTTCAACAAGAAGACGGACAAGGAGCTCGCGCAGCAGTTCA
The sequence above is drawn from the Corallococcus sp. NCRR genome and encodes:
- the xerD gene encoding site-specific tyrosine recombinase XerD, with amino-acid sequence MEGLLDAFIAFIRAERGLSGKTVDAYAADLTVYFEDLRSHGKDDVARVKQEDVLAHLVTLGKRGLGRRSQARHLAALRVFHRFLVAERMADKDPTEDVDTPKSPRKLPVFLTLEEVEQLLAAPDARTVTGLRDKAMIEVLYATGLRVTELCTLELNNVQLTSGYLVTRGKGSKERIVPLGRVAIEIVQEYLSRSRPELLGKRQADALFVTPRGAGFTRQGFWKLLKRYALKAGILKPLSPHKLRHSFATHLVERGADLRAVQQMLGHADLATTQIYTHVNGARLRKVYDEFHPRSDAFKPKPSARKRPATPG